AAAATTGCTCACATCGACCTAGCTGATTGGGCTGACGTCGTGTTAGTCGCGCCAGCAACAGCCAACAGTATCGGTAAACTTGCGAACGGAATTGCTGATGATATGGTTTCAACGACGATTCTTGCAACTACTTCGGATGTTTGGATTGCTCCAGCGATGAATGTACATATGTATGCTCATCCTGCTGTGCAAAAGAATATGGATACATTAAAAGCTTTCGGTTATCGGTTTATCGAACCTGGTATCGGACAATTAGCATGTGGGTATGAGGGGAAAGGACGATTAGCTGAACCGGAAGATATTATTTCAATACTAGAGAATGAATATAACCAAACCAAGGTATTAAAAGACTTACATATTGTTGTAACGGCGGGACCAACAGAGGAAAAGATTGATCCAGTTCGCTATTTTACAAACCGCTCATCAGGAAAAATGGGCTATGCAGTTGCTGAAGAGGCTCGCAAGCTTGGTGCAAAAGTTACATTAATTAGTGGACCGACAAACATACAAAATCCATCAGGAGTAGAAGTCATTCATGTAAAGTCAGCACAAGAAATGTATGAGGCAGCAAATAGTGTCTTTAACGAATGTTCGATATATATTAGTGCAGCTGCAGTGGCAGACTATCGCCCGAAGACTACATCAGAGCAAAAAATCAAGAAACAGAATGGTGAATGGGCAATAGAAATGGAACGTACAACTGATATTTTAGCGACGCTCGGAAATAAGAAAGATAAGCAAACAGTTGTTGGATTCGCGGCGGAAAGTGAAAATGTGGAACAGTACGCTTTGAAAAAAATTGAAAAGAAGAATTTAGACATGATTGTAGCTAATAACATTACATCTGAAGGCGCTGGATTTGGAGTAGATACGAACATCGTTTCGATTTATAAAAAAGACGGATCGAAAGAAGATCTCCCTATGATGTCTAAGAATGAAGTAGCTAAAACAATTTTACACCATGCACATTCATTGCATGTTAGGAATGAACAAAAATGATTGCAAAAGTAATTGTAGATGTACCAACAAACCAAACGGACCGTCCTTTTGATTATGAGATTCCTGAAAAGTTTATTTCTATTATTGAACCTGGTATGCGAGTAATCGTCCCTTTTGGCCCTAGAAAAATACAAGGATTTATCGTTAGTGTAGAAGAACAGTCTGAACTGAAATCGTTAAAAAAAATCATCGATGTCCTCGATATAACGCCAGTCCTAAACGAAGAGCTAATAAACGTTGGTTTTTGGTTAACGGATAAAACACTTTGCTTTGCAATTTCAGCTTTTCAAGTAATGCTTCCCGCTGCTTTGAAAGTGAAAGTTCAAAAAGACATTGTAGTTAATGCTGGAAGGGAAAATGATCTTCCAGAGCAGATTGCAAATAAATTTTCATCAGGAAAGTCTTTACCTTGGGATGAACTGATGAACGATAAGGAAGACATAGCGTTAATCAAACAGTTGTTAAAAAAAGATATCGTTACAGTTCGCT
This genomic interval from Lottiidibacillus patelloidae contains the following:
- the coaBC gene encoding bifunctional phosphopantothenoylcysteine decarboxylase/phosphopantothenate--cysteine ligase CoaBC, yielding MMLNKKILLCVTGGIAVFKAAALTSKLTQLGASVKVIMTDSAKQFVTPLTFQALSRNPVYTDTFDEKDSEKIAHIDLADWADVVLVAPATANSIGKLANGIADDMVSTTILATTSDVWIAPAMNVHMYAHPAVQKNMDTLKAFGYRFIEPGIGQLACGYEGKGRLAEPEDIISILENEYNQTKVLKDLHIVVTAGPTEEKIDPVRYFTNRSSGKMGYAVAEEARKLGAKVTLISGPTNIQNPSGVEVIHVKSAQEMYEAANSVFNECSIYISAAAVADYRPKTTSEQKIKKQNGEWAIEMERTTDILATLGNKKDKQTVVGFAAESENVEQYALKKIEKKNLDMIVANNITSEGAGFGVDTNIVSIYKKDGSKEDLPMMSKNEVAKTILHHAHSLHVRNEQK